One Rattus rattus isolate New Zealand chromosome 12, Rrattus_CSIRO_v1, whole genome shotgun sequence genomic window carries:
- the LOC116914071 gene encoding NADH dehydrogenase [ubiquinone] 1 beta subcomplex subunit 2, mitochondrial-like gives MSALTRLAPFSRVRGRLLRGCRARAAGDRGVGHAGGGVHIQPRDREFPHLTQSQVIHGEVLSSLMWLWILWRFWHDSVAVLGHFSHPDPSQWTDEESGIPPDHED, from the coding sequence ATGTCTGCGCTGACCCGTTTGGCACCTTTCAGTCGCGTTAGAGGCCGCCTGCTCCGGGGCTGCCGCGCGCGGGCAGCTGGAGACCGTGGAGTCGGTCATGCTGGCGGTGGTGTACACATTCAGCCCCGGGACAGGGAGTTTCCCCATCTTACTCAGTCCCAGGTTATCCATGGTGAGGTCTTAAGCTCACTCATGTGGTTGTGGATTCTTTGGCGATTTTGGCATGACTCGGTTGCTGTGCTGGGTCACTTTTCACATCCAGATCCATCACAGTGGACAGATGAAGAATCGGGGATCCCTCCCGACCACGAGGACTGA